ATTCCGGAACCAAAGCTGGGGGATGACCCACACGGGGGCGGTCTCTGGACCTTTATTGGTGAGCGTGACCCGCATCAAGATGTCTTCGGCGGAGGCTTTTGCGTATTCGATAAAGACATCAAAGTAACGGTTCTCATTGAGGACACCCGTATCGATTAATTCATATTCATGCTCGAGCTTGGAGCGTTGGCGGTTGACCTCGATTAATTGCCCATAAGGGAAGGCGGCCTGGGGATACTTATAAAGCATCTTCAGATAGGAATGGGTCGGTGTGGCATCGAGATAATAATAAATTTCTTTCACGTCCTCGCCATGGTTACCTTCGGAATTCGTCAGGCCAAAGAGCCGTTCTTTGAGGATCGGATCTTTACCATTCCACAGCGCGAGTGCGAGGCAGAGCCGCCCGGCATCGTCGGAGAAACCCCCGATCCCGTCCTCACCCCAGCGGTAAGCACGGCTGCGGGCCTGGTCGTGGGTGAAATTATTCCAGGCATCACCATTGGCACTATAATCCTCGCGGACAGTGCCCCATTGGCGTTCTGAGAGATACGGGCCCCACTGGCGCCAGTTAGTGGTATTTTCCCGGATCTCGCGTAAGCGGTCGTACTCGGCACCGGTAATGGGGGGTTGCTCAGGCATGGATTTACTTTATCGGGGTGATGATCATGTGGTAGAGGCCGGGTAACCCGCTGGAGAGGACGGCCACCCCGATGCACAAGACGAGGAACCCGAGGATTTTATTCAAGGCATTCATACCGTTGCATCCGAGTTTATTTACGAGGGGTTCACCTATACGCAGGCAGATAAAATTTAGCAGTACCATCAGGAAAAGCGCGATCAGGCTACCGCCAAAAGCCTCCACATCATGGGCTCCCACACCCAGGGAGATAGCGACACTCATGGCCCCAGGATTGGCCATGATCGGCAGGGCCATCGGGCTCAGGGAAATGTCAGTCTTGTCCACGGCTTCCTTGTGTTCGGCATCATTGAGTTTCGGAGCAGCATTAAGCATCTGCCATCCGACATGCGCCACGACGAGGCCTCCCGCGACCCGGATGATGTCCACGGTCAGGCCAAACATTTTGAGGATGATTTGCCCGGCTAACATAAAAACCGCCAAGATAATAAATGTATAAACGCAGGATTTGAGCGCCTGTTGTTTCCGGTAACTGTCCGTGTCCCCGCCGGTGATGCTGTAAAAAATCGGGGTATTACCCACGGGATTCAGCAAGGGGAAAAATGCCGCCAGTCCGGCCCAGAGGGATGTAAGAAAGAGTGCGCTCACGGGTTTAGTTATTAAATGGAGTCATAGGCCCGCTCAAGAGGTTTCTTTGAATATTTCGGTGACAGTCAGGTTAAATTCTCAAGGTTACGCTTCGATGCAGGATATTTTTTTTAAAAAAAAGCATACACAGTGAGGGGATATCCTTACTCCGGAAAGCTCTGGCGATCTATCCAAAAAGCAGGGCTTGTTTGCGCCCGGCATCAATGGTAAGTCTCTTTTTATGGGGCATTATGTGGAATACCGCTCAGAGCTAATGAATGGGGGATAAACTAATGTATCTCATCATGATCATCCTTTTAATGTTTGTCTTTCCGGTGATATCGATCCTTGTGGAGTTCTTTGTTTTACGGAATCCCGCAGGGACCATTTTACTCGTGGGAAAATGGTTCGTTTTCTGGGGGGTGGGTGTCCGTCTTTTTCTGGCCGGACTACGGCAGTCCCTGACACCCTCATTCACTGCTGAAAAGATTTTCGGGATTACGGATAAAAAATCTTTGATCCTCGTGCAGGAACTCGGTTTTGCAAATTTGGCGATAGGAATCTTAGGGATATGCAGCCTGTTTTCTCCCAGTTGGCTCACTCCGGCGGCGGTTTGTGGGGCACTTTTTTACGGCTTGGCTGGCATCCGCCATATCACCAGTAAAAAAAACGGACTGGGGCAAATCGCGATGATCTCTGACTTGTTCCTTTTTGTCGTCCTACTGGTGTATGTGGCCGCAGCAATTTGCTGAGATAATGGAGGGGGCTTTGAATTACGCAGATGCTTAGACATCATGCCAGCGATGTGTTGGCTGTCTGGACGAGCGTGTCAATAAAGTGACGTAATGGGGGTGGGGTCTGACCTTTTTGCCAGAGGATAATAATATCCCATCGTGCAAACGGATCGGAAACGGGAATGAATTTGACGTACGGATGACGATAAGAGCGGAAATATCCCGGTAATAATGTCACGGCCGATTCCGCAGCTACCGGACCGAGTACATGCCTGATGCCGTCGATTCTTCCTAGAGAAAACGCGCTGAGTTCATCAGAGGCCACGAAGAAATTGTCGAGTTCCTGACGTGGAGATGGACTCATGCGCCGTCGAGTCGCTAGCAATAAAGATCATCCGATCAAAAACAACCGTGAGCAAGATACTGACTGCGACGATGAGCAAAGGCAGGAACCAAAGCCTCGAATGAAGGTAGCTCCAGAGAAGTTCCCCCCCCAGTTTATTCATAAATGTTTTTTTCTGCCATTTTTCCCCACCGTCGTATCGCCCAGCATGTCGTAAAC
This genomic stretch from Verrucomicrobiota bacterium harbors:
- a CDS encoding DUF6790 family protein, giving the protein MIILLMFVFPVISILVEFFVLRNPAGTILLVGKWFVFWGVGVRLFLAGLRQSLTPSFTAEKIFGITDKKSLILVQELGFANLAIGILGICSLFSPSWLTPAAVCGALFYGLAGIRHITSKKNGLGQIAMISDLFLFVVLLVYVAAAIC
- a CDS encoding MarC family protein, with protein sequence MSALFLTSLWAGLAAFFPLLNPVGNTPIFYSITGGDTDSYRKQQALKSCVYTFIILAVFMLAGQIILKMFGLTVDIIRVAGGLVVAHVGWQMLNAAPKLNDAEHKEAVDKTDISLSPMALPIMANPGAMSVAISLGVGAHDVEAFGGSLIALFLMVLLNFICLRIGEPLVNKLGCNGMNALNKILGFLVLCIGVAVLSSGLPGLYHMIITPIK